The Kocuria sp. TGY1127_2 genome includes a window with the following:
- the hutU gene encoding urocanate hydratase: MHEVSSPEHQPRPVSAPRGTELNTLGWQQEGALRMLMNNLDPEVAEHPDALVVYGGTGQAARNWESFDAIVRTLKTLKSDETMLVQSGKPVGVFRTNEWAPRVLIANSNLVGDWANWEDFRKLEAEGLMMYGQMTAGSWIYIGTQGILQGTFETFGAVARKRYDGTLAGTITLTAGLGGMGGAQPLAVTMNEGVAICVDCDVTRIDRRIEHRYLDVKADNLEHALELAVEARDAKKPLSIGLEGNAAEIFPEMLRRDAPIDIVTDQTSAHDPLAYLPVEVPFAEMKQEAQRDPQLFTKKSRESMAAQVQAMVEFKDRGAEVFDYGNSIRDEARKAGYDRAFEFPGFVPAYIRPLFEEGLGPFRWAALSGDPKDIEATDRALLELFPDNDHLRRWITMAEEKVSYEGLPARICWLGYGERHRAGLKFNEMVANGELSAPIAIGRDHLDSGSVASPYRETESMKDGSDAVADWPLLNALVNTSSGASWVSIHHGGGVGMGRSIHAGQVCIADGSDMAAQKLERVLTNDPGMGVIRHVDAGYDHAADVARERGVRVPMTEGDA; encoded by the coding sequence ATGCACGAGGTTTCTTCACCGGAGCATCAGCCGCGTCCGGTTTCCGCACCACGAGGAACCGAGCTCAACACCTTAGGTTGGCAGCAGGAGGGTGCTCTGCGCATGCTCATGAACAACCTTGACCCCGAGGTCGCCGAGCACCCGGATGCACTCGTGGTGTACGGAGGGACGGGACAAGCCGCCCGGAACTGGGAATCCTTCGATGCCATCGTTCGCACTTTGAAGACCTTGAAGTCGGACGAGACGATGTTGGTCCAGTCAGGCAAGCCGGTCGGGGTTTTCCGGACCAACGAGTGGGCGCCCCGCGTCCTGATCGCCAACTCCAACCTCGTGGGCGACTGGGCTAATTGGGAGGATTTCCGCAAACTCGAGGCAGAAGGACTCATGATGTACGGCCAGATGACGGCCGGATCGTGGATCTACATCGGCACACAGGGCATCCTCCAGGGAACCTTCGAGACCTTCGGTGCCGTGGCCCGCAAGCGCTACGACGGAACCCTGGCCGGAACCATCACCTTGACCGCTGGGTTGGGCGGAATGGGCGGCGCGCAGCCATTGGCCGTGACCATGAACGAAGGTGTGGCAATCTGCGTAGATTGCGATGTCACCCGCATCGATCGACGCATCGAGCACAGGTACTTGGACGTCAAAGCCGACAACCTGGAACACGCTCTGGAATTGGCGGTCGAGGCCCGAGACGCCAAGAAACCCCTGTCGATCGGTCTTGAGGGCAACGCGGCCGAGATCTTCCCCGAGATGCTCCGGCGTGACGCCCCCATCGACATCGTGACCGATCAGACCTCCGCCCACGATCCCCTGGCGTATCTGCCCGTGGAGGTGCCCTTCGCAGAAATGAAACAGGAAGCTCAGCGCGATCCCCAGCTGTTCACCAAGAAGTCCCGCGAATCCATGGCCGCCCAGGTCCAGGCAATGGTCGAGTTCAAGGACCGCGGAGCCGAGGTATTCGACTACGGAAACTCTATCCGAGACGAGGCCCGCAAGGCCGGCTACGATCGCGCTTTCGAATTCCCCGGCTTCGTTCCGGCCTACATCCGTCCGCTTTTCGAAGAAGGGCTGGGGCCGTTCCGTTGGGCGGCTCTTTCGGGAGACCCTAAGGACATCGAAGCCACGGACCGTGCATTGCTTGAGCTGTTCCCTGACAATGATCATCTTCGTCGCTGGATCACCATGGCCGAGGAGAAAGTATCGTACGAGGGCCTCCCGGCCCGCATCTGTTGGCTCGGGTACGGAGAACGCCACCGTGCCGGGTTGAAATTCAACGAGATGGTGGCCAACGGTGAGCTGTCAGCACCCATCGCCATCGGACGCGACCACCTCGACTCCGGTTCCGTGGCTTCTCCTTACCGTGAGACGGAGTCCATGAAAGACGGTTCGGATGCGGTCGCCGACTGGCCACTGCTGAACGCCCTGGTCAATACCTCATCCGGTGCTTCGTGGGTTTCTATTCATCACGGTGGTGGTGTTGGTATGGGGCGATCCATACACGCGGGCCAGGTCTGCATCGCGGACGGCAGCGACATGGCGGCACAGAAGCTTGAGCGCGTCCTGACCAACGATCCCGGGATGGGCGTCATCCGTCACGTGGATGCCGGTTACGACCACGCGGCCGACGTCGCCCGGGAACGCGGCGTACGGGTGCCGATGACGGAAGGTGATGCATGA